AGTACTTAGTGCATCTCTAACCATCCATAGGTCATTCTTCTTTGTGAGTCCTTCCAGCAGACCCACAAAAGCAAGAGCAATGTGGTACTCACTCTCCATCCCAGAGTCAGGTGTGCTGTCGGGCCTTAGGTGGAGTCCAGAATTAAACTGAAAGCATGACTGTAAACTTGAAAATTGAGCCGAGGAGACTCATGCCATGGTTCCAAAAAGAAATTAGTTCCAACTGTTTGGGTCTTTATGAAATGCCTAATTTTTATCACCTGATGCTAGGATGAAGACACAATGagcttatatttttaattatctgatCATTTTAAGTCATATTTCTTCTCACCAGGTAAAAGAACAAAATGGCAAGAGGTAATCGAACCACTGTGACAGAATTTGTCCTCATGGGATTCACAGATCGCCCTGAGCTTCAGCTCCCCCTCTTTGTAGTATTCCTGGTGATTTATCTAATCACCCTGGTGGGAAACTTTGGCATGATCCTGCTCATCAAGGCAGACTCACGGcttcacacacccatgtactaTTTCCTCAGTCACCTGGCTTTCATCGATCTCTGTTATTCATCTTCCATTGGGCCCAAAATGCTGCAAAATTTATTGGTGAAGAAAAAAACCATCTCCTTTTCAGGCTGTTTTGCTCAGCTGTACTTTTCCAGTGCTTTTTCCACTACTGAATGCTTCCTCTTGGCtaccatggcctatgaccgctacaTGGCCATCTGCAACCCCCTGATCTACACAGCCATCATGACACAACGGGTCTGTAAGGAGTTGGTGGTAGGTGTCTACACCTATGGCTTCCTGAACTCTGTGATACAGACAGTACTGACTTTCCAGCTGTCTTTCTGCAACTCCAATGTGATCCACCACTTCTATTGTGCCGACCCCCCTCTCCTCGCACTCTCCTGCTCTGATACCCACAACAAAGAGAGGCAGCTCCTGATCTTCTCAGCAGTGAATCTCACTGGATCCCTCATGACCATCCTCATCTCCTACATCTGCATCCTGGTCTCTATTATAAAAATTCAGTCTTCCCAGGGCAAATGTAAAGCACTCTCCACCTGTGCCTCTCACCTCACTGTGGTCACCATCTTCTATGGAACATTATTTTTTATGTACCTGCAGCAACCAAAAACAGGGAATTCATGGAGGTATAGCAACGTGATCTCTGTGTTTTATAGTCTTGTAATTCCCATGCTTAACCCTCTCATCTATAGCCTGAGAAACACAGAGGTAAAGGATACCCTGAAAAAAATGTTAGAGGGCAAAGCTTCACAGTGAGTGGGATACTAGGATGTAGCACTGAGGACAGCTGTATACACCAAGCAGATGTAAAAGGAGCAGGCCAACTGCTATCCAGTAAGAAACTAGTTAATTTAATTGAGGACTTTCATGGCCCAAAATAATGAACCACCTGATGGACATAAGTCATATTTAATCTAAGTGGTAGTCATGAACTAAATAGAATTTATTTTCCAGCTAGAATAATTATGTCAATAATTATGTATGTCCTTCATGTGTTAAAGATGAAAGGGCTGACTAACACTTCAGAATGAATTGAGCTCTACAATCATAAAAATCCTCAAAGCCCATATTCTGAGTAAAACTGTACATTAATGATGATGGATGTAAACTCCCCACATGAGCATCTTGTTATTAAGCATTTTCTAGTTTAATGCAGTCTATATCCGAGCAAGCTATTTGTTAGTCTTAAAAAGCACTCTTTCATAACACACTGCTGTAAGTGGTAGTTAAATTACAAAGAACATCTCAGAAAAATCTTATTTAATCCAAATGTAGTTGCAATCCTCTGTGCTTTAAACAAGCAATAAAAATACCAGTGTAGTActaaggaaaggaaagatgggGCTCAGCCGAGTGTGGAATGTGTTTGGGAAAAGCAGTTTAGTTGGAGCAGATAAGGGTGGGGATTGAGGGACTTTTTAAGATATTAAAAGCGGTCATTCTTTAACAACCaatgtttaattttccttatCTCTTGAAAGCACATCTACAGTGGCTTTTCCTTTACTttatcattctttcttccttactttctttctagatttctttccttctttgggaGTCaggaattatgaaaaaaaaagagaaaagcagagttcCCTGATGAAACTACATTGTGGTGTGCATGTTTCTGAGAAATAAAATCATTGTATTGATcgagaaaaatattttagttttatgacattttctgtattctttctttccacaGATCTGAAATTCCAATTTTTTACAGATAAGCTATAAGAAACCTTGGTGTTTCTAGGGGTAGGTggaaaaaaacatctttttttgcttttttcctagGCAAGAATATGATTGTTCTAAGTTTCAACTCTAATACTTGTTCCAAAACAATTCTTAAGACACATAAATCTGTCACAAACCTGTAGATGGTCCCCTGTGCTGTTTTCAAAGATGATTATGATTACGTAACTTTCAAGGTTAAAAATAACTCAccaattaattataaatgattttttaaattaatcaagCAACTAAGGGGTCCTAGTTGTGCCCAAATTAACCACTCACATAATAATATGTATATGTGATCTCTGTTCCACTGTTACTTGTGACTGAGTGATTTAGGAAAATAGAATTGagtattttaaattgcttttctttaattcagaCGTCTACTTGAAGAATTGAGTTACACATTGTATTCCTCAGTGTAGAGAATGTGTTGGCtagatacaaagaaaaacactGGCATAACAACAGCACACAAGGAGAAAGGGCAGGACCCAAACAACCAGGCAGGAGGGAGAGGCTACACAGAGGCCGACAAGGAGGGAGTAAGAAGGCTCACCTGGTGCTTCTGAAATGTGACGGGAGCCTGGGTGGAAGGCCAGCAGCTCCTGGAAGACAGGCAGTGGGCAGTCTTCACTTTTCACCCCCATACCTATCACAGCTCCTGGCTAGGAACAGGTACACCTGAGCTGTTCTGCACATCTTCCTAATTCTAAAGAAAGGTCCATGGTCGGGAACTGAGATGGAAGAGGGGGTTATTGGAGTTCGGTCTGGAAGACTGGTCTTCAATATCCCCAGAAAGACTAATGTCTGAAAGACAGTAAGACATAAAAGGTTAACAACACAACTTGAACACACTCAAGAAGGAAGCACTCGAGAAGCTGATGATGGGACCATGGTCCAGGAGATGCTTCTAGCAATGGGCCTTGACACACAAGGAGCCTTTGCTGAAGAAAGACCTGACTTGTAGGGATGAACAGATACCAATGCTTTGTGGAAACTTGTATTTTCAATCAAAAGCTACATTTATTTCCTaccttatttttttcccttcaaactATCTTCAAATCAATTTAACCTGCAAAAAAGTATTTATCACATATTTTAATACATGCCTCTCAGAAAATTAATTACACTCAGCTTTTCAAAGCAATATCCTGTGTAAACAAGTTCTCAGAAAACTGCAGGTATGTCATGAAACCTCTCCAGACCGCACTAAGCCCCAAGTAAATATCTTCTGAAAGTAGAAATGTGACCAAGGTAATGGAAATTGCCTAGACTTTTAAGAATGTAATATTTccttgaaagtaaaaataaaaatgttctcatatacataaacaaagttcattttttttctcgtGGTAATTCTGAAATGGCTTTTATTTGTCACCTTTTACCACATAAGCATCTTTCCCCGACTGGTCTAACCTGTAACCGATGTGCTACATCTGCTCGTGTAAATATGAATGCTTACTCCTTCGCACATAAATCACTAAACTTTTCAGTAAAGGTAGTTTTTCTTATTTATCAACATTTACTTCTCCATTGATTTGCCATGCCTtgaaatatatcaaaattattttttttaagttaagcaCAGAAAAGAAACCCAAGAATGCCAACAActtctcttttctgcttccctTCACATTAGTTGACCTGTGCACGTTCTAACGCTTACATGTTCAAGTTCTCTGCCCATGTTATCATCTGGGCCCTGGATGTACATCTCTGGCAGAGCAGGAAAGGACTAGCAGCTCAATGCTGACAATTGGCTCTGCCTGCAATTAAGCAGTGCATCCACCAGAGATAGGAAGTCAAGGAGCTCAGAACTTAGGGAGTTCAGGTTCCTGGGACAGTGACAGACTTATCCTGCTCTTCCATCCAGGTTGTTATAAAAAATGTGAACATTTTATGAATAATCAGAATTTCTATCTCATATAAGATAGGTCAATTTGGAGAAAGGATTTGTATAACACGAGTTGTTTTATGCCTTTGAAGCAGCTCGTTTCCCAAAGATTTTCTCCCtgatctgaaaaaataaaattttgttccCACAAGCTTCCATTCCTTGTTTGAGTGTGTTGACCACTCAATCAGCTTGCAGTTTCCACTCCTCACTGCAGACAATGCAGTGGGTGTTGTGACTCAGCTAGGCTCAAGTGGTTTGCAAACCTAAGCTCAAGATGTTCCATGACCTCAATTGTCTCAGCTCTGGAAAGGAgctgggagagcccagcccatctCCTAACCCCAATAGAAGCCTTTTGTTTTGCTCTGACTGTCCTTTCTCTTGTTTCTATCATTCTGTTCTGTTTGAGAGTTATtataataaacaatattttatttatcattttcccTGCCAAAGCTAGCAGCTAGCTTTCTGTAGAAACCTTTCAGATGCAAAGTTTAAATGAATGTCAATTATAATAATGCATCAATTAGGAAAATGGTTAATGGTATTTGTTCATAGAAGAGCAGTCATTTATATGGAAAAAGGTtgaaattcactttttaaaatgtgagattATCTTTCCTTCTTACATTTACTACAAATCACAAATGGGTCTAGAAGTGGCCATAGGCACAAGCTAGCAACTCTATCAACTTTAGTCTAGGGGTACAGTTCTTTGCTCTGTTTGAACTAATTGTCAAAACACTGTCTGGTAGATTTTTGCTTCCTATGCACATTTCCCTGTACATTCAACCATTATCTTTATCAAGTGTTTATATGACCTGAACTCTCCCTGGTTCCTGATAGTGCTACAAACCTGTATTTGAGAAGTGTGTGTAACAGTAAATTGATGACACCTGCAGgccaaacaagcaaaataaatgacTGTGGACCTGCAAATCACGCATGGCTGAGGAGATTAATACTTTTCTTGGCAAAAAAATGCCTTTTACAAAGCAGGCCTGGGGAAGCAGTGTTGGAGCCATAAGAAGGGGACGACTGTACAGGAGGAGCCTTGGGTCAGAGCTGAGTTGAGTTTGCTCTGAACCATATCAGCCGAGCTGCTTGACCCCTCTGAGACTTGCTGTTCTTGTCTGAAAAGCAAGGCCAATAATACCTCACAGAGCTATGATAAGAACAATCTGGTACAGAGCATTAAACTATATTCCAAGCATTGTAATAgaacaaaatttcattttagatAATCAGACTGCTAGATTTTGGTTCACCCTCAGGTTCTGTGATTTGAAGCTACTGTTCAGAAAAATCCCTATCTGTAAAAAGAGTTTATATCTATTTGTAGGACAAAACATGGAAGGTATATATGTCTCAACTAATGAACTTTCTTTATCCCTGTGGGTCTAGGGAAAGAAGCAGTCTATTATCACCCCCACAGGAGTTCTTGTCCCAAAGTTTGTTTGTAAGTCAATGATTTCCAACACAGACCCTGTTCCCTGGAAACACCATTGTTTTCTTGACTCAATGAATCTATAATACATTTACACCGACCTTTCTTTGACCCTGAATCACGAAGACTCAATGTGTTCCCAGAGGACAAAGTTCTGAAGTTCCAGAGTGGGTCGCTAGGAGCTCCTCTGTACACATGACAGCTACAGTTGTGGAGGGCAGCATTCACCTCCCGGTCTGTGACTGCTCTGAGCTGCTGGCTTCACCCCAGCCTATGAGAGAACAGTGAGAGGTGAGCCATGCCCTGGATCCAGGTGATGTGAAGGCCAACAATAGAGAGAGCATCTCAccttctcctgcttccttcctttgctcTCTGCTGGGACTGACAATAAGCTTGGAAGCATTGACAAGAGTCAATGATGCCccttcctccaccacctcctttCCTGACTTCCAGTGCTGTCCTTCATCCCTCCGCAAGAAGGCTAGAATgggattgtaggttttctgtagtttttgttgttgttgaaatctaactttaaaccatggtggtctgatagaacacaggaggttattccaattgttttgtatctattgagatttgctttgtggccaagtatgtgttagctgtttgaaacctgggacttatgcagggatacttggctcaatctgggaggaggggactggacctgcctggactgagtctaccaggtcgatctcagtcctcgggggaggctttgccctggagaagatgggaatggggagtgggctggggggaaggggaaggggcaggagggggggagaacaagggaatctgtggctgttatgtagaactgaatggtattgtaaaataaaataaaagaaaaaataaaaattaaaaaaaagaaggctaGAATGGGAGCCCGACCCCCATCTGATGCTAGGAGGAGACTAACAGGAGCCCAGTGTGGGGATCCAAGGCTGGGCAAGAGGATAGGTAAGAGGGCAGGGAGAGGACCAGGGAGGATCTGATAGGCCCTGCTGACTCTCCACCAAGGCACTGGCCACTACTTCACTCTGTGAGAAAGAGTAAACCTTTTCACGTGTTGATGAGCCATACAGAAAAATGCAGTGTTCCCTTTTAAATATAGAAGatatctaagaaaaaaataactaaattgcCAAATAGTATCCCAtctccacttcctccttcctgcctcataTACATCACTATATCAATGTTCTACTGGAACCAAACACTCAAATCTGTACTTCTTGATTGATTCAttttgcatgtatttgtgtgtgtgtgtgtgtgtatgtgtgtgtgtgtgtgtgtgtgtgtgtgtgtatgggggggggaggATTTGGATGACCCACTCTCCACGcaattcatgtggaggtcagagagcaatgTGGGAGTCAGTCCTCCCCTTCCACCACGTAGATTCTGAGGACTGAGCTCAGATCATCAAGCTTGGAGACAGTTGCGTTTACTGGCTGAACCATCTAGctccccctttttaaaaacattcaaaatttttaaaagttaaaatgtttgaaattgaTCATCACTTACTTTGtagtctgcttttctttctccatcttcataGAGGGCACCTTCCCCAGTCACCTCTTTTTATATCTCTGACATTTAAAGAAGACAAGATTTATTCAATTATTCACCTATGTATTAATGTATTCTTACATTaatccttttccctttccttactATGGCGTTATGGTTACTTTGTCCCTAGCATCTCTGCTTTCAATCTCACATAACAAAGATGCTTGGTACAGTTACATCTCCACTAGTATACTGTATAATAATATCAGCATTTCAGATCATTTAAAGATGGATTTAACAATTAACTAAACAACAAACATTAACATAAATGTATACACATCTTACACTTCACATCTACATAAATCCAAGAGTGATCATATTTTGATGTAATTACTGACACTTTAAAGAAGCTGAAAAGAATATAGGTGAATATTTGCTGGCCTATTTTGAGAAGCATTAAGGCCACAAACTGCAAAGTAAAAGTGTGACAGATCTGACAAAACTTTATGTTTCTATTGTAAACCCAGACAAATATTCACTGGGAAAATACTCAACAGAATTAATATTCACAAAAGACCTATCAATAGAAGTATAGAAACAAGATATAAGGGTACAAATGTACAAAATAAGAGATATGAGTGGCCTAAGATGTGCAACATGTTCAACACTGTTAGTAATCAAGAcagtataaattaatttaataataagaCCACTTTTCATGTTTTAATGGTAAATATATTGGAAGTTATTACTTACTAGGGGGATGATAGGAAGAGAACAGAAGGGGCATATGTGGATAAGCTTTGGGAATATTCATTGgcataaaatttctaaaaaattaATTTGATGATTATCACTAAAGCCTTATAATTCAGCATCATTTGACTCAGTAATTTCCTTTCTAAGGGTTTATTTCATGAGAATACTCAAAAAAAGTCACAATATCTATGTGTTTAATAATTTATTGCAATAGTTTTTAA
The nucleotide sequence above comes from Peromyscus maniculatus bairdii isolate BWxNUB_F1_BW_parent chromosome 1, HU_Pman_BW_mat_3.1, whole genome shotgun sequence. Encoded proteins:
- the LOC102914020 gene encoding olfactory receptor 5M5-like translates to MARGNRTTVTEFVLMGFTDRPELQLPLFVVFLVIYLITLVGNFGMILLIKADSRLHTPMYYFLSHLAFIDLCYSSSIGPKMLQNLLVKKKTISFSGCFAQLYFSSAFSTTECFLLATMAYDRYMAICNPLIYTAIMTQRVCKELVVGVYTYGFLNSVIQTVLTFQLSFCNSNVIHHFYCADPPLLALSCSDTHNKERQLLIFSAVNLTGSLMTILISYICILVSIIKIQSSQGKCKALSTCASHLTVVTIFYGTLFFMYLQQPKTGNSWRYSNVISVFYSLVIPMLNPLIYSLRNTEVKDTLKKMLEGKASQ